Proteins co-encoded in one Caldalkalibacillus thermarum genomic window:
- a CDS encoding metal ABC transporter substrate-binding protein, whose translation MPIKQRTSLLVLGLILMFSAALTGCAGDNEATPQPEEPQTEQGDGARADGEGLYIATSFSVLADIVQNIIGDRGQVEYVVPIGEEPHEYEPVPGDFRIISDADVFYVNGLDLEEWLEKIVSNVSETEIVPVSAGVTPIPLVGSEEETDPHAWLNPRHVITYVKNITEDLIARDPQGEALYRQNAEQYIAQLEELDAWIEEQMSQIPEKHRVIVLSENAFKYFGERYGFETEGIWEINSHEEGTPQQIARVVELISAREIPAVFVETTVDQRYMNRVAEEAGVRIAGEIYTDAVGPEGSGAETYIEMMKHNVNVFVEGLTP comes from the coding sequence ATGCCGATAAAACAAAGAACATCCCTCTTGGTCCTGGGGTTGATCCTGATGTTCAGCGCCGCCTTGACCGGCTGCGCCGGGGACAATGAAGCAACACCACAGCCCGAAGAGCCCCAAACTGAACAAGGAGACGGGGCACGCGCTGATGGAGAAGGACTGTATATTGCCACCAGCTTTTCTGTTTTGGCCGATATCGTCCAGAACATTATCGGGGATAGGGGACAGGTGGAGTATGTGGTCCCTATTGGAGAAGAGCCCCATGAATATGAGCCCGTGCCTGGTGACTTTAGAATCATTAGTGATGCCGATGTCTTTTACGTCAATGGCCTCGATTTGGAGGAATGGCTGGAAAAAATCGTTTCCAACGTGAGTGAAACAGAGATTGTGCCTGTCTCCGCAGGTGTGACACCCATTCCCCTGGTGGGCAGTGAGGAGGAGACAGATCCCCATGCCTGGCTGAACCCCCGCCACGTGATCACTTATGTGAAAAACATTACCGAAGACTTGATTGCCCGTGACCCGCAGGGAGAGGCCTTGTACCGGCAAAATGCCGAACAGTACATCGCCCAGCTGGAAGAGCTGGATGCCTGGATTGAGGAGCAAATGAGCCAAATCCCTGAAAAACACCGGGTCATTGTGCTCAGCGAAAATGCTTTCAAATATTTCGGAGAACGTTACGGATTTGAAACAGAAGGCATTTGGGAGATTAATTCCCACGAAGAAGGAACACCCCAGCAAATTGCCCGGGTGGTTGAGCTGATCTCAGCCAGGGAGATTCCCGCCGTCTTTGTGGAAACCACAGTGGACCAACGCTACATGAACCGTGTGGCTGAAGAAGCAGGCGTCAGGATTGCGGGTGAAATCTACACCGATGCCGTGGGGCCTGAAGGAAGCGGTGCCGAGACATATATTGAGATGATGAAACATAACGTCAATGTCTTTGTGGAAGGATTAACCCCTTAA
- the thyX gene encoding FAD-dependent thymidylate synthase, with amino-acid sequence MGTKTERKLEKIDVLDKGYVRLVDVMGDDLRVVNAARVSYAKESKQLSDKDIRLIKFLAREGHTSPFRHAMLSFEIYAPLMIARQWWKYVVGSDHVMDAWNEASRRYITMEPEWYIPDENAWRSKPDHSKQGSGEPVDRAIGREATQRLKRQLEEGLKDYEWALEAGIAPEQARLLLPSAYGMYTPWYWTASLQSVAHMLNQRLAHDAQAEFQAYARAVYELVKPYFEHSLAELLKNKEI; translated from the coding sequence TTGGGTACCAAAACAGAACGTAAACTGGAAAAAATTGATGTTTTGGATAAAGGTTATGTCCGCCTGGTCGACGTCATGGGAGATGATCTCCGTGTCGTCAATGCTGCACGTGTTTCCTATGCCAAAGAATCTAAGCAGTTGTCAGACAAAGATATCCGTTTAATTAAATTTTTAGCCAGGGAGGGGCACACCTCTCCCTTTCGCCATGCCATGCTTTCCTTTGAAATTTACGCCCCGTTGATGATCGCCCGGCAGTGGTGGAAATATGTTGTCGGTTCTGATCATGTCATGGATGCCTGGAATGAGGCATCCAGACGGTATATCACCATGGAGCCGGAATGGTATATCCCGGACGAGAATGCCTGGCGGAGCAAACCGGACCATTCCAAGCAAGGGTCCGGGGAGCCGGTGGACCGCGCCATTGGCCGGGAAGCCACACAACGTTTGAAGAGACAGCTGGAGGAGGGCTTAAAAGACTACGAATGGGCGTTGGAGGCGGGGATTGCTCCGGAGCAAGCCCGGTTGTTACTTCCATCCGCTTATGGCATGTACACCCCATGGTATTGGACAGCCAGTCTGCAAAGCGTGGCCCACATGTTGAACCAGCGTCTGGCTCACGATGCCCAAGCGGAGTTTCAAGCCTACGCCCGTGCCGTGTATGAATTGGTTAAGCCCTATTTTGAGCATAGCCTTGCTGAACTGTTAAAGAATAAAGAGATTTGA
- a CDS encoding YunC family protein, translating to MMSLTPITVEGHQVLAIEVKLPKTNLLVVSTSKGYIMCGALDIQLLNEKLADREIIAGRAVGVRNIEQLLEAPLESVTKAAEKLGIKAGMKGKDAIIRMI from the coding sequence ATGATGTCGTTGACACCTATTACAGTGGAAGGCCATCAGGTGTTAGCCATCGAGGTGAAGCTGCCTAAAACCAATTTGCTGGTGGTCTCCACTAGCAAAGGGTATATCATGTGCGGGGCATTGGATATCCAGTTGTTAAATGAAAAGCTGGCTGACAGGGAAATTATTGCCGGCAGGGCTGTGGGAGTGCGCAATATTGAGCAATTGCTGGAAGCCCCTTTGGAATCGGTGACCAAAGCAGCTGAAAAACTGGGGATCAAAGCGGGAATGAAAGGGAAAGACGCCATTATAAGAATGATATAG
- a CDS encoding DUF6154 family protein has translation MKFIDDLYEFYKDKLVGDEEDAVALILYTLQEHTREDLMKLIAEMSDEEVFQMVGQYLIGQLKEKMAREGLGQHRPVDENHKIH, from the coding sequence ATGAAATTTATCGATGATTTATATGAATTTTATAAGGATAAATTAGTCGGGGATGAAGAAGATGCCGTAGCTCTCATTCTTTACACGCTCCAGGAACATACCCGGGAAGATTTGATGAAACTGATTGCAGAGATGAGTGACGAGGAAGTGTTTCAAATGGTGGGACAGTATTTGATTGGCCAGCTTAAGGAAAAAATGGCCCGGGAAGGATTGGGACAACACCGTCCGGTGGATGAAAATCATAAAATACACTAA
- a CDS encoding bifunctional metallophosphatase/5'-nucleotidase, which translates to MWDKEGTGIVTFAFEVIFTHDVHSHFENWPKVAAKIKQLTGRRRLNGEPYLLVDIGDHVDRAHFITEGTEGQVNVALLNQLDYDYATIGNNEGITFDYQQLSALYRDAQFKVLINNLFEADGKRPSWCMPYDVKTLGRFKVGIIGTTVNFTRFYEQLGWRIGDPVEAVAQCVRKLKQEVDFILVLSHLGLPRDQKLAKQVQGIDLILGAHTHHFLPHGQKVGQTWIHQVGKFGQYVGCVQVYHDHAYGQFACYPRAEAVQEEEADPESVQLLEKWEKQAEHHLAHPLTVLDKTLPISWHEETMLGNLLAEAVSDWCQTPIAMVNTGLILDHLPQGVVRLRDIHRICPHPINACRLHLRGEEIWSILDRSLEHDLQSLEIKGFGFRGERLGMLALNGLSVEYSPAESGDAVITNIFTANGPIDLHETYPVATVDMFTFGGIFPEIYEKNEIDYFLPEFLRDLLAARLKQGKLERAAKQRWIKQTTNKKEA; encoded by the coding sequence TTGTGGGATAAGGAGGGAACGGGGATCGTCACCTTTGCTTTTGAAGTGATTTTCACCCATGATGTGCATAGCCATTTTGAAAATTGGCCTAAAGTGGCAGCAAAAATCAAACAGCTTACAGGCCGGCGGCGGCTTAACGGGGAGCCGTATCTTTTAGTTGATATTGGCGATCATGTGGACCGGGCCCACTTTATTACCGAGGGAACCGAGGGGCAAGTCAATGTTGCCTTATTAAACCAGTTGGACTATGATTATGCCACCATTGGCAATAACGAAGGCATTACCTTTGATTATCAGCAATTATCTGCTTTATACCGCGATGCTCAATTTAAAGTTTTGATCAACAACCTGTTTGAAGCTGACGGGAAACGTCCCTCCTGGTGCATGCCATATGATGTGAAAACCCTCGGCCGGTTTAAGGTGGGGATCATTGGGACAACGGTCAATTTTACCCGCTTTTATGAACAATTGGGCTGGCGGATTGGTGATCCGGTTGAAGCAGTGGCCCAATGTGTGCGGAAGCTGAAACAAGAAGTGGATTTTATTCTTGTACTTTCCCATTTGGGGTTGCCGAGGGATCAAAAACTGGCCAAACAGGTGCAGGGGATTGATCTGATTTTGGGCGCCCACACCCATCATTTCTTACCCCATGGGCAAAAAGTTGGCCAGACCTGGATCCATCAGGTAGGCAAATTTGGCCAGTACGTCGGTTGTGTCCAGGTTTACCATGATCATGCTTACGGGCAGTTTGCCTGTTACCCGCGGGCTGAAGCTGTGCAGGAGGAAGAAGCGGATCCAGAGAGCGTACAGCTCTTGGAAAAATGGGAAAAGCAGGCTGAACACCATTTGGCCCATCCGCTTACCGTTCTCGACAAGACGCTTCCCATCAGTTGGCATGAGGAAACCATGCTGGGAAACCTGTTGGCTGAGGCGGTGAGTGACTGGTGTCAAACGCCGATTGCCATGGTTAACACGGGGTTAATTCTTGATCATTTACCCCAAGGGGTTGTCAGGCTCCGGGATATTCACCGGATTTGCCCCCATCCGATCAATGCCTGCCGCTTGCACCTGAGAGGGGAGGAAATTTGGTCGATTTTGGACCGTTCTCTGGAACATGATTTGCAATCACTGGAAATCAAAGGGTTTGGTTTCCGGGGTGAAAGGCTGGGCATGCTGGCTTTAAACGGGCTCTCGGTGGAGTATAGCCCAGCGGAGAGCGGGGATGCTGTCATCACCAATATTTTTACAGCCAACGGCCCCATCGATTTGCACGAAACTTATCCTGTGGCCACTGTGGATATGTTTACGTTTGGGGGCATCTTTCCCGAGATTTATGAGAAAAATGAGATTGACTACTTTCTCCCTGAATTTCTAAGGGATTTACTGGCCGCCCGATTAAAGCAAGGGAAATTGGAGCGTGCTGCTAAGCAACGTTGGATTAAGCAAACCACAAACAAGAAGGAGGCGTAA
- a CDS encoding sulfite exporter TauE/SafE family protein translates to MLLMIVGLVAGTIGSLVGLGGGVFIVPALIYLCIIYPDMQVSPQMAVGTSLVVVTVTALSSTLSYLKQKKVDVGCALLFFLASGPGAMVGAYINRFMEIKHFNLSFGLFMILMALLLAVKGKLSKKDISWGVTKRYHDPQSGEEYAYGYHRGLGLAIAFLVGMLSGLFGIGGGSLFVPAMILLFHFPVQVAAATSMFIIFLSSILGSATHYYFGHIDWWLVLGLAPGAWIGGRLGAYISTKMKAKGIELLLRLMLVIIGLRMIWQGIVG, encoded by the coding sequence ATGTTGCTCATGATTGTTGGACTTGTGGCCGGAACCATTGGCAGTTTAGTCGGCCTGGGCGGGGGTGTATTTATTGTTCCGGCCTTGATCTATCTCTGTATTATTTATCCAGATATGCAAGTCAGCCCGCAGATGGCAGTGGGAACTTCTCTTGTTGTGGTGACGGTTACGGCGTTATCATCCACTTTATCTTATCTTAAGCAGAAAAAAGTAGATGTCGGCTGTGCCCTGTTGTTTTTCTTGGCCAGCGGTCCAGGGGCCATGGTTGGCGCCTATATTAATCGCTTCATGGAAATAAAGCATTTTAACTTGTCTTTCGGTTTGTTCATGATCTTAATGGCATTGTTGCTGGCGGTTAAGGGAAAGTTAAGCAAGAAGGATATTTCCTGGGGCGTAACGAAGCGTTATCATGATCCACAGAGCGGTGAAGAGTATGCTTATGGTTATCACCGGGGATTGGGCTTGGCCATTGCCTTTTTAGTAGGTATGTTGTCCGGTTTGTTTGGCATTGGCGGAGGCTCTCTCTTTGTTCCGGCCATGATTCTTCTCTTTCATTTTCCTGTGCAGGTGGCTGCAGCCACGTCAATGTTCATCATATTCCTGTCATCCATTCTGGGCAGTGCCACCCATTATTATTTCGGCCATATCGATTGGTGGCTGGTGCTGGGCCTGGCGCCTGGTGCTTGGATTGGCGGGCGCTTGGGAGCCTATATCTCCACTAAAATGAAAGCCAAAGGCATTGAGCTTTTGCTCAGGCTCATGCTGGTCATCATTGGCTTGCGCATGATCTGGCAAGGGATTGTGGGATAA
- the sufB gene encoding Fe-S cluster assembly protein SufB, with product MAKKMPEIGEYKYGFVTKDVSVYKANRGLTPEVVKEISRMKGEPQWMLDFRLKALEIFYQKPMPMWGGDLSELDFNEIVYYVKPSERQSKSWDEVPEEIKRTFDKLGIPEAEQKFLAGVSAQYESEVVYHNMKEELEKQGVIFMDTDTALKEHEELFKKYWATVVPPTDNKFAALNSAVWSGGSFIYVPKGVKCETPLQAYFRINTENMGQFERTLIIADEDSFVHYVEGCTAPIYGTNSLHSAVVEIIVKKNARCRYTTIQNWAPNIYNLVTKRAVAEENAVMEWVDGNIGSRLTMKYPAVVMKGRGARGSVLSIAIAGKGQHQDAGAKMIHLAPETTSTIVSKSISKQGGKVTYRGLVHFGRKADGAKANIECDTLIMDNESTSDTIPYNEILNNNVTLEHEASVSKVSEEQLFYLMSRGLSEEEATEMIVMGFIEPFTKELPMEYAVEMNRLIKFEMEGSIG from the coding sequence ATGGCCAAAAAAATGCCGGAGATCGGTGAATACAAATACGGCTTTGTTACTAAAGACGTCTCCGTTTATAAGGCCAACCGTGGGCTGACACCGGAAGTGGTCAAAGAGATTTCCAGAATGAAGGGCGAGCCCCAATGGATGCTCGATTTCCGTCTCAAGGCCCTGGAAATCTTTTACCAAAAACCGATGCCCATGTGGGGTGGAGACCTGTCAGAACTGGATTTTAACGAAATTGTTTACTACGTTAAACCCTCTGAAAGACAATCTAAGTCTTGGGATGAAGTGCCGGAGGAAATCAAGCGCACTTTCGATAAATTGGGAATTCCTGAAGCGGAACAAAAGTTTCTGGCCGGTGTATCTGCCCAGTATGAGTCAGAAGTGGTTTACCACAACATGAAAGAAGAACTGGAAAAACAGGGCGTTATCTTTATGGATACCGATACGGCCCTGAAGGAGCATGAGGAACTGTTCAAAAAATACTGGGCGACGGTTGTTCCCCCGACAGACAACAAATTTGCGGCCCTGAACAGCGCCGTTTGGTCCGGCGGCAGTTTCATCTATGTCCCCAAAGGGGTAAAATGTGAAACACCGCTACAGGCATACTTCCGCATTAACACTGAAAATATGGGGCAGTTTGAGCGCACTCTGATTATTGCCGATGAGGACAGCTTTGTTCATTATGTGGAAGGTTGTACAGCGCCGATCTATGGCACCAACTCCCTGCACAGTGCTGTGGTGGAGATCATTGTCAAGAAAAATGCCCGTTGCCGTTACACCACGATCCAGAACTGGGCACCCAATATCTACAACCTGGTGACTAAGCGTGCCGTGGCTGAAGAAAATGCGGTTATGGAATGGGTGGACGGCAACATTGGCAGCCGCTTGACGATGAAATATCCGGCTGTGGTCATGAAAGGGCGCGGTGCCCGGGGCAGTGTCTTGTCCATTGCCATTGCCGGTAAAGGACAGCACCAGGATGCAGGAGCCAAGATGATTCACCTGGCACCGGAGACTACGTCCACCATTGTTTCTAAATCAATCAGCAAACAGGGCGGTAAAGTGACCTACCGCGGCCTTGTTCACTTCGGCCGCAAGGCGGACGGAGCCAAGGCTAATATCGAATGTGACACCTTGATTATGGACAATGAGTCCACTTCAGATACCATTCCATACAATGAGATCTTAAACAATAACGTCACATTAGAACACGAAGCCAGTGTCTCTAAAGTATCTGAAGAGCAACTCTTCTACCTGATGAGCCGTGGCTTGTCCGAAGAAGAAGCGACAGAAATGATCGTCATGGGCTTTATCGAGCCGTTCACCAAAGAACTGCCCATGGAATATGCTGTTGAAATGAACCGCCTGATCAAGTTTGAAATGGAAGGCAGTATTGGTTAA
- the sufU gene encoding Fe-S cluster assembly sulfur transfer protein SufU, protein MSLENKYPVQLDQLYRQVIMDHYKNPRNRGEIEDGALTVRMNNPTCGDRVQLQMIVKNGKIEEAKFVGEGCSISLASASMMTEVIKGKTVDDALKLSAIFSDMMQGKDYDDETFDLGDLEALQGVSKFPARIKCATLAWKAMEKGISEEQEK, encoded by the coding sequence ATGTCGTTGGAGAATAAATACCCTGTTCAACTGGATCAGTTGTATCGGCAAGTGATTATGGATCATTATAAGAACCCCCGCAATCGCGGGGAGATTGAAGACGGTGCTTTAACGGTCAGGATGAATAATCCCACTTGCGGAGACCGGGTTCAGCTGCAAATGATTGTCAAGAACGGAAAAATTGAAGAAGCCAAGTTTGTGGGAGAAGGATGCTCCATCTCCCTGGCTTCGGCTTCCATGATGACCGAAGTGATTAAGGGCAAGACCGTGGATGATGCGCTGAAGTTGTCCGCCATCTTTTCAGACATGATGCAAGGCAAGGATTATGATGATGAAACGTTTGATTTGGGTGACCTTGAAGCTCTGCAAGGCGTATCTAAATTTCCAGCCCGCATCAAGTGTGCCACTTTGGCTTGGAAAGCCATGGAGAAAGGGATCAGCGAAGAGCAAGAAAAATAA
- a CDS encoding cysteine desulfurase: MNIQEIRAQFPILNQEINGHPLVYLDNAATSHKPLPVIEALEKYYRLYNSNVHRGVHTLGNYATEGYEGAREKVRRFINAKSTQEIIFTRGTTTALNLVATGYARQVCREGDEIVITPMEHHSNLIPWQQAAKATGATLKYIDLNEDGTLNMDDARQKITPNTKVVSCTHVSNVLGTINPIKELAQLAHANGAVMVVDGAQSTPHMKIDVQDLDVDFFAFSGHKMCGPTGIGVLYGRKKLLEEMEPVEYGGEMIDTVELYESTWKELPHKFEGGTPIIAGAIGLGAAIDFLEDVGLDNITKHEHELTAYAMERLQEIEGLTIYGPKERGGLVTFNLADVHPHDVATVLDSYGIAVRAGHHCAQPLMRWLNVTATARASFYLYNTKEEIDKLVDGLVKTKEYFGYVVGE, translated from the coding sequence ATGAACATCCAAGAGATCAGAGCCCAATTTCCCATTTTAAATCAGGAAATTAATGGGCATCCCCTTGTCTATCTGGACAACGCCGCCACATCCCATAAACCGCTGCCCGTTATAGAAGCGCTGGAAAAGTACTACCGGCTGTATAACTCCAATGTGCATCGCGGGGTGCACACCTTAGGCAATTATGCCACAGAAGGCTATGAAGGTGCCCGGGAGAAAGTACGCCGTTTTATCAATGCCAAAAGTACCCAAGAAATTATTTTTACCCGCGGCACCACCACTGCCCTCAATCTGGTCGCTACCGGCTACGCCCGCCAGGTTTGCCGGGAAGGGGATGAAATCGTCATCACCCCGATGGAGCACCATAGCAACCTGATCCCTTGGCAACAGGCGGCCAAAGCAACCGGGGCCACCTTGAAATATATTGATTTAAATGAAGATGGCACCCTCAATATGGACGACGCGCGGCAAAAAATTACACCCAATACTAAAGTGGTGTCTTGCACCCACGTTTCCAATGTTTTGGGAACCATTAATCCCATTAAGGAACTGGCCCAACTGGCGCATGCTAACGGAGCGGTGATGGTGGTTGACGGTGCACAAAGCACCCCCCATATGAAGATTGATGTGCAGGATCTGGATGTCGATTTCTTCGCCTTTTCAGGACACAAAATGTGTGGTCCAACCGGTATTGGTGTGCTGTATGGACGCAAAAAGCTCTTAGAAGAGATGGAGCCGGTGGAATATGGCGGGGAAATGATTGATACTGTTGAATTATATGAATCCACCTGGAAAGAGTTGCCACACAAATTTGAAGGCGGAACCCCGATAATTGCCGGTGCTATTGGCTTGGGTGCAGCCATAGACTTTTTGGAAGATGTTGGGTTGGACAACATCACCAAACACGAACATGAACTGACAGCCTATGCCATGGAACGGTTGCAGGAGATTGAAGGATTAACTATCTACGGACCCAAAGAACGGGGCGGACTGGTCACCTTTAATCTGGCTGACGTTCATCCCCACGATGTGGCGACGGTGCTCGATTCGTACGGGATTGCAGTGCGTGCTGGCCACCACTGCGCCCAGCCTTTGATGAGATGGCTGAATGTGACGGCCACAGCGAGAGCCAGTTTTTATCTATATAATACTAAGGAAGAGATTGACAAACTGGTTGATGGTCTAGTGAAAACAAAGGAGTATTTCGGTTATGTCGTTGGAGAATAA
- the sufD gene encoding Fe-S cluster assembly protein SufD, which yields MTVETKTSLTRDYITGYSRQQGEPEWLLNLRLRGFELSDKLELPKPEKTNITDWNLLNFTHHVEESPISSVEELPHEVKRVIGDEQGAGNVVIHKNGRPVFQALSEDLKNKGVIFTDLQTAVKQHGDLIQRYLAKLVEIDEHKLTAIHTALINSGIFLYVPKNVEVNVPLQSVFWQENGHVGMIPHILIVAEDNSKVTYVENMIGAEQGKAVNNYVAEVFVGPGAKVTFAAVDNLGKDVTNYVYRRATVDRDGHIDWALGQMHDGNTVSDNLTILKGDGSTGDSKSVVIGRGEQSQNFVQKMIHYGRSSDGQILGHAVMKDAARAIFNGISKIEKGAAKANGEQTERVLMLSDKARGDANPILLIDEDDVTAGHAASVGQVDKMQLYYLMSRGIPQTEAERLIILGFLNPVVEKIPLEGMKKRLIEVIERKVK from the coding sequence ATGACGGTAGAGACAAAAACGAGTCTGACGCGGGACTATATTACCGGTTACTCCAGGCAACAGGGTGAACCGGAATGGCTGCTGAACCTGCGCCTGCGCGGTTTTGAACTGAGCGATAAGCTGGAACTGCCCAAACCTGAAAAAACTAACATTACCGACTGGAATCTGCTGAACTTCACCCATCATGTGGAAGAATCTCCCATCAGCAGCGTGGAAGAGCTGCCCCATGAGGTGAAACGGGTCATTGGGGATGAGCAGGGCGCAGGGAATGTGGTAATTCATAAAAACGGTAGACCCGTATTTCAAGCCCTCAGTGAGGATTTGAAAAATAAGGGTGTGATCTTCACTGATCTTCAAACCGCAGTCAAGCAGCACGGGGACCTCATCCAGCGCTACCTGGCCAAACTGGTTGAAATCGATGAACATAAACTGACCGCCATTCATACGGCATTGATTAACAGCGGGATTTTTCTTTACGTTCCCAAAAATGTTGAAGTCAACGTGCCGTTGCAAAGTGTCTTCTGGCAAGAAAATGGCCATGTGGGGATGATCCCGCACATTTTGATCGTTGCTGAGGATAACAGTAAAGTGACTTACGTGGAAAATATGATCGGTGCCGAACAGGGCAAGGCTGTTAACAATTATGTTGCTGAAGTGTTCGTTGGTCCCGGAGCCAAGGTGACTTTTGCTGCCGTCGACAATCTGGGCAAAGATGTCACCAACTATGTTTACCGCCGGGCAACGGTTGACCGGGACGGACATATTGATTGGGCACTGGGGCAAATGCATGACGGCAACACCGTTTCAGATAACCTGACTATCCTGAAAGGGGATGGATCGACCGGTGACAGCAAATCTGTAGTCATCGGCCGCGGCGAGCAATCTCAAAACTTCGTGCAAAAGATGATCCACTACGGAAGATCCAGCGACGGGCAGATCCTAGGCCATGCAGTGATGAAAGATGCAGCCCGGGCCATCTTCAACGGCATCAGCAAGATTGAAAAAGGCGCTGCCAAAGCGAACGGGGAGCAAACGGAACGGGTGCTGATGTTAAGCGACAAAGCCCGGGGGGATGCCAATCCGATCCTGTTGATTGATGAAGACGATGTCACAGCCGGGCACGCCGCTTCTGTGGGACAAGTGGACAAAATGCAATTGTATTACCTCATGTCCCGTGGAATTCCCCAAACGGAAGCAGAGCGGCTGATCATCCTTGGATTCCTAAACCCGGTTGTGGAAAAAATACCGTTAGAAGGTATGAAAAAACGGTTAATTGAAGTAATAGAAAGGAAAGTTAAATAA
- the sufC gene encoding Fe-S cluster assembly ATPase SufC translates to MSAPHLKIENLRVAVEGNEILKGFSLEVKGGEIHAIMGPNGTGKSTLASAIMGHPHYEVTGGSVELDGQNVLEMDVDERARAGLFLAMQYPSEISGVTTADFLRSAINAKRGEGNEISLMKFIRQLEEKMKVLDIDESFAHRYLNEGFSGGEKKRNEILQMMMLEPRICILDEIDSGLDIDALKVVANGVNSMRSEERGFLIITHYQRLLNYIKPDFVHVMMQGRIVKSGGPELALELEEKGYDWIKEELGIKDETVGQHA, encoded by the coding sequence ATGTCAGCACCACATTTAAAAATAGAAAACCTGAGAGTGGCTGTGGAAGGAAATGAAATTTTAAAAGGCTTCTCTTTGGAAGTGAAGGGTGGCGAAATTCATGCCATCATGGGGCCTAACGGAACAGGAAAGAGCACCTTGGCGTCTGCCATTATGGGCCATCCCCATTATGAAGTGACTGGGGGTTCTGTGGAACTGGATGGTCAAAATGTGTTGGAGATGGATGTGGATGAAAGAGCCCGTGCCGGCTTGTTCTTGGCCATGCAATATCCAAGTGAAATCAGCGGTGTGACCACAGCTGATTTTCTCCGCTCAGCTATTAATGCCAAGCGTGGCGAAGGAAACGAAATCTCCCTGATGAAGTTTATCCGTCAGCTGGAAGAAAAAATGAAAGTGCTGGACATAGATGAATCTTTTGCTCATCGTTATCTCAACGAAGGTTTTTCAGGCGGGGAGAAAAAACGCAACGAAATTTTGCAAATGATGATGCTTGAGCCTCGCATCTGCATCCTGGATGAAATTGACTCTGGATTGGACATTGACGCTTTGAAAGTGGTGGCCAACGGGGTTAACAGCATGAGAAGCGAGGAGCGCGGTTTCCTGATCATTACCCACTATCAGCGTCTGCTCAACTACATTAAGCCCGATTTTGTCCATGTGATGATGCAAGGCCGCATTGTGAAATCAGGTGGACCTGAACTGGCCCTGGAGCTTGAAGAAAAAGGTTACGACTGGATCAAGGAAGAACTGGGCATCAAAGATGAGACAGTGGGTCAACACGCATAA